Proteins encoded together in one Pseudomonas arsenicoxydans window:
- the ureA gene encoding urease subunit gamma produces the protein MDLTPREKDKLLIFTAGLVAERRLARGVKLNYPEAMAYISAALLEGARDGRTVAELMHFGTTLLNRDQVMEGIPEMIPEIQVEATFPDGTKLVTVHQPIA, from the coding sequence ATGGACCTGACCCCACGTGAAAAAGACAAGCTGCTGATCTTCACCGCCGGCCTCGTCGCCGAGCGGCGTTTGGCGCGCGGCGTGAAACTCAATTACCCGGAGGCCATGGCCTACATTTCTGCCGCGTTGCTCGAAGGCGCCCGCGATGGCCGGACCGTGGCCGAGCTGATGCACTTCGGCACCACCCTGCTGAACCGCGATCAAGTGATGGAAGGCATCCCGGAAATGATCCCGGAGATCCAGGTCGAAGCGACGTTCCCCGACGGCACCAAACTGGTCACCGTCCACCAACCCATCGCCTGA
- a CDS encoding GNAT family N-acetyltransferase, producing the protein MTYLIRDAVHADLPAIRDIYNDAVLNTTAIWNEQAVDLGNRQAWFSARQSQGYPILVIVDGENSVLGYASFGDWRPFDGFRHTVEHSVYVRSDQRGNGLGPRLMDVLIERAKGCDKHVMVAAIESGNAASIRLHERAGFAITGQMPQVGTKFGRWLDLTFMQLTLNPGAEPPTASKE; encoded by the coding sequence ATGACCTACCTCATCCGTGACGCAGTGCATGCCGACCTGCCGGCGATCCGCGACATCTACAACGACGCCGTGCTCAACACCACGGCGATCTGGAATGAACAGGCCGTAGACCTGGGCAACCGTCAGGCCTGGTTCAGTGCGCGCCAGTCCCAGGGTTATCCGATTCTGGTAATCGTCGACGGCGAGAACAGCGTGCTGGGCTACGCTTCATTTGGTGACTGGCGACCGTTCGACGGTTTCCGCCACACCGTCGAGCATTCGGTCTACGTGCGCAGCGACCAGCGGGGCAATGGCCTGGGTCCGCGCCTGATGGACGTATTGATCGAACGCGCCAAAGGCTGCGACAAGCACGTGATGGTGGCCGCCATTGAAAGCGGTAACGCCGCTTCTATTCGTCTGCATGAACGGGCCGGATTCGCGATCACCGGTCAGATGCCCCAAGTGGGCACCAAGTTTGGCCGCTGGCTGGACCTGACCTTCATGCAACTGACCCTCAATCCTGGCGCGGAGCCGCCGACTGCCAGCAAGGAGTAA
- a CDS encoding GNAT family N-acetyltransferase produces MNPAQLRRVNVESFAHYRQGLIDLLLDAVGYGASVGFMANLDAIQARAYFDEVQDNLNKGNVLLWVVVKDEQVQASVQLTLCQKANGLNRAEVQKLLVREHARRRGLGQQLMNALEQAALQHKRGMLYLDTEAGSPAEDFYKALGYTKAGEIPDYACDPSGQYKPTALYYKILQGAH; encoded by the coding sequence ATGAACCCCGCCCAACTGCGACGCGTCAACGTTGAAAGCTTTGCGCACTACCGTCAGGGATTGATTGACCTGCTGCTCGACGCCGTCGGTTATGGCGCCAGCGTCGGGTTCATGGCCAATCTGGACGCTATACAGGCTCGCGCCTATTTCGATGAGGTTCAGGACAACCTGAACAAGGGCAACGTGCTGTTGTGGGTGGTGGTCAAGGACGAACAGGTCCAGGCCAGCGTGCAACTGACCCTGTGCCAGAAAGCCAACGGCCTGAACCGTGCCGAAGTGCAGAAACTGCTGGTACGCGAACACGCGCGTCGCCGGGGTCTGGGCCAACAGTTGATGAACGCACTGGAACAGGCTGCCCTCCAGCACAAGCGCGGCATGCTTTACCTCGACACCGAGGCCGGCTCCCCCGCCGAAGACTTCTACAAAGCCCTGGGCTACACCAAGGCCGGTGAAATCCCCGACTACGCCTGCGACCCGAGCGGCCAGTACAAACCAACCGCTCTCTACTACAAAATCCTCCAAGGAGCCCATTGA
- a CDS encoding urease subunit beta: MIPGEYQIQPGDIELNVGRRTVSLKVANSGDRPIQVGSHYHFFETNDALTFDRAASRGMRLNIPAGTAVRFEPGQSREVELVDLAGHRRVFGFAGRIMGDL, from the coding sequence ATGATTCCCGGTGAATACCAGATCCAGCCCGGCGACATCGAGCTTAACGTGGGCCGACGTACTGTCAGTCTGAAGGTGGCCAACAGCGGTGACCGGCCAATCCAGGTCGGCTCGCATTACCACTTTTTCGAAACCAACGACGCCCTGACTTTCGACCGCGCCGCCAGCCGTGGCATGCGCCTGAACATCCCCGCCGGCACCGCCGTGCGCTTCGAACCGGGGCAGAGCCGCGAGGTCGAGCTGGTCGACCTGGCCGGGCATCGCCGGGTGTTCGGGTTTGCCGGCAGGATCATGGGCGACCTTTAG
- the ureC gene encoding urease subunit alpha, which translates to MKISRQAYADMFGPTVGDKVRLADTELWIEVEKDFTTYGEEVKFGGGKVIRDGQGQSQLLAAEVVDTLITNALIVDHWGIVKADVGLKDGRIAAIGKAGNPDIQPNVTIAVGASTEVIAGEGMILTAGGIDTHIHFICPQQIEEALMSGVTTMIGGGTGPATGTNATTCTSGPWHLARMLQAADAFPMNIGFTGKGNASLPEPLIEQVKAGAIGLKLHEDWGTTPASIDNCLTVADQYDVQVAIHTDTLNESGFVETTLAAFKGRTIHTYHTEGAGGGHAPDIIKACGFANVLPSSTNPTRPFTRNTIDEHLDMLMVCHHLDPSIAEDVAFAESRIRRETIAAEDILHDLGAFSMISSDSQAMGRVGEVITRTWQTADKMKKQRGALPGDGEGNDNFRAKRYIAKYTINPAITHGISHEVGSVEVGKWADLVLWRPAFFGVKPTLILKGGAIAASLMGDANASIPTPQPVHYRPMFASYGGSLHATSLTFISQAAQAAGLPEALGLKKKIAVVKGCREVQKSDLIHNDYLPKIDVDPQTYQVKADGVLLWCEPADVLPMAQRYFLF; encoded by the coding sequence ATGAAAATTTCCCGTCAAGCCTACGCCGACATGTTCGGCCCCACCGTCGGTGACAAGGTCCGTCTGGCCGATACCGAGCTGTGGATCGAAGTGGAAAAAGACTTCACCACCTATGGCGAAGAAGTGAAATTCGGCGGCGGTAAAGTCATCCGCGACGGTCAGGGCCAAAGCCAGTTACTGGCGGCCGAAGTCGTCGACACCCTGATCACCAACGCGCTGATCGTCGACCACTGGGGCATCGTCAAAGCCGACGTCGGCCTCAAGGACGGCCGCATCGCCGCGATCGGCAAGGCCGGCAACCCGGACATCCAGCCGAACGTCACGATCGCCGTCGGCGCCAGCACCGAAGTGATCGCCGGCGAAGGCATGATCCTCACCGCCGGTGGCATCGACACGCACATCCATTTCATCTGCCCGCAACAGATCGAAGAAGCCCTGATGAGCGGCGTCACCACCATGATCGGTGGCGGCACCGGCCCTGCCACCGGCACCAACGCCACCACCTGCACCTCTGGGCCGTGGCACCTGGCGCGCATGCTTCAAGCCGCCGACGCGTTCCCGATGAACATCGGTTTCACCGGCAAGGGCAACGCGAGCCTGCCGGAACCGCTGATCGAACAGGTCAAGGCCGGCGCCATCGGCCTGAAGTTGCACGAAGACTGGGGCACCACGCCCGCGAGCATCGACAACTGCCTGACAGTGGCCGACCAATACGACGTCCAGGTCGCCATCCACACCGACACCCTCAACGAATCCGGTTTCGTCGAAACCACCCTCGCCGCCTTCAAGGGCCGCACGATTCACACCTACCACACCGAAGGTGCGGGCGGCGGTCACGCGCCGGACATCATCAAGGCCTGTGGCTTTGCCAACGTGTTGCCGAGTTCGACCAACCCGACTCGACCGTTCACCCGCAACACCATCGACGAACACCTCGACATGCTGATGGTCTGCCACCACCTGGACCCAAGCATTGCCGAAGACGTGGCCTTCGCCGAAAGCCGCATCCGCCGCGAAACCATCGCCGCCGAAGACATCCTCCACGACCTCGGCGCGTTCTCGATGATCAGCTCCGACAGCCAGGCCATGGGCCGGGTCGGCGAAGTGATCACCCGCACATGGCAGACCGCCGACAAGATGAAAAAACAGCGCGGCGCGCTGCCGGGAGATGGCGAAGGCAACGACAACTTCCGCGCCAAACGCTACATCGCCAAATACACCATCAACCCGGCGATCACCCACGGCATCAGCCACGAAGTGGGCTCGGTCGAAGTGGGTAAATGGGCTGATCTGGTGCTCTGGCGGCCGGCGTTCTTCGGGGTCAAACCGACACTGATCCTCAAGGGCGGTGCCATTGCGGCCAGCCTGATGGGTGACGCCAACGCCTCGATCCCGACGCCGCAACCGGTGCACTACCGCCCGATGTTCGCCAGTTACGGCGGTTCGCTGCACGCCACCAGCCTGACCTTTATCAGTCAGGCGGCGCAGGCGGCGGGATTGCCCGAAGCGTTGGGTCTGAAAAAGAAAATCGCAGTGGTCAAAGGCTGTCGCGAGGTGCAGAAAAGCGATCTGATTCACAACGATTACCTGCCGAAGATTGACGTTGATCCGCAGACGTATCAGGTCAAGGCTGACGGTGTCTTGCTCTGGTGCGAGCCGGCGGATGTGTTGCCGATGGCCCAGCGCTACTTCCTCTTTTGA
- a CDS encoding dermonecrotic toxin domain-containing protein: MNELSEGSVSGISADNPAGDNRYLNYLAANVPALIKSPSLSKRVAQAVGTADFPEWYVKASAIDRQYLKELGNERWRLQGSLDDTLGDLKKDINEFAEPLLIQALQEKLSLELDVRATTVRLYVPALLGFGIDTNASRLRESTLLEAALHNFEDAETRAGAFRDGSGIFITDAEGALQRHSLTIESFASLCRELDLGAQYQRHITGLLSPARADAKASLERHFIGTEKAAFNESALIAYLKGDVSAYGYGKLKQLRDEQPNILMGRRPLHSHRLTLMGVKLSGIVLFSAVADPAQIKKLYDGLIPNYQQALMEWSRELAILPSQAFDQFKLLKAFFANGPSGVAEEMLRRDDIYKQNRLEGTLIAYVPDDPDHPLKEYDSFTDFMKELTSQLRSSDYQQFFSRFVPQKDKGQFFTRAKERFSTFTWQQREPLSMGPWWRETAVENPDAEPVTNLINGLLWPALGRWRCDKAIADSRHIAVPTGDEDANARWARLSSYVSIGWNVFNFGAMLVPGLGEAMLGVMVGQMVLETMEGIEDWSKGDKNEAAALLTGVLINAAQLAIMGAGHVLPTGAAAAVKPSAFVDQLKPVELADGKTRLWNADLGPYEHQVRLDADSTPDERGLYQHGGQAILLRDGKSYAVHEDPDTGQSRLRHPDRPTAYQPRLEHNNAGTWHTELDRPVEWTSTELMRGLVTTLDTFDDATLERIRITSGVEEDVLRRLHVENEAPPALLVDTINRFRSWADTGALPVNEVPLSAKADVRVLQDSFAPLPDNVAEEVLAGAEPDDLRELAERQRMTLHLRQQVREAVLEVRVARAYERLFLDSLHAPDAERLALHTLETLPNWPGNVRIEIREHSFTGPLRDSLGPADASVRKILVSTDEGYEARDADDHHLHGADDLFSSVLHALPDAERNALGFEINQGATLKRTVQNAPLARDKLRPMLAENPVRKPAYDPATMKLRGGMQAFSGIQRLTGRLTPQERVRSVRPGWTEAEAQAYLDAGGQDSPPEQQAAALEAEFNRLNANFQRWLDSPTTAFRYSSAGRAEWQSRNRLYKAVRQCWQQTAPRDVDGFGNLQGTVLDLSNMPLGRHLGTMPPLEANFQHVTCLNLLGTEMTDAHVSFLDHFSRLRLLNLTGNRLTQFPRAIGRMRKLTYLYLGDNRIVLDAQGATYLRWLTRLESLDLQGNPLGRVPDIGGMRMLHTVLLGETGIDTWPDGLFSQPRFRHFYLNLQRNQLMVIPRVTPGSVGAEMVARTVLSRDRQWMSEQTLNTLRSYIRSVGLDPDRPYPPRGVRDSLEWDEGLTRLDWVRKQAIWNSVEDEFGSLPFFNQIRKLTQSTAFKTDRAFRVDMTQKLWRMLEAMSKDSELRRNLFVMGREEVTNCVDAGAQLFNAMGVEVLIHEAYALANPSLVEANLVELARGKSRLDELSRIAHRVVAERLENGEQFRHIDAGGGVSGTIDEVEVHLAYMTDLGERLDLPWQSRDLQFRTHTGVTPEMIESAYQRVVELETGDLLRDSIIEQPFWERYLQGSNRRAFKVFRRRIDATTEFYMALETRATETNLSPQAKADLKQELRVLAAELGKSESDIAPGQIMTDEAYATELNLIDTEMKTLLKTLTRQAMDRAKLQGMDTALAHGPATD, translated from the coding sequence ATGAATGAATTATCAGAAGGATCTGTGTCGGGTATTTCTGCCGATAATCCGGCAGGCGACAATAGGTATTTGAATTACCTGGCAGCCAACGTTCCAGCGCTTATAAAAAGCCCCTCTCTGTCTAAACGTGTAGCGCAGGCAGTAGGGACGGCCGATTTTCCTGAGTGGTATGTCAAGGCAAGCGCCATCGACCGTCAGTACCTCAAGGAACTCGGCAACGAACGCTGGCGATTGCAAGGCAGTCTGGATGACACGCTGGGTGATCTGAAAAAGGACATCAACGAGTTCGCAGAACCCTTGCTCATTCAAGCCCTGCAAGAAAAGCTGAGTCTGGAACTGGATGTGCGGGCCACGACGGTACGGCTTTACGTGCCAGCCCTGCTGGGGTTTGGCATTGACACCAATGCCAGTCGGCTCCGGGAGTCAACCTTGCTCGAGGCCGCGCTGCACAACTTCGAGGACGCTGAAACCCGTGCAGGCGCCTTTCGCGATGGCTCGGGGATTTTCATCACCGATGCCGAAGGTGCGCTGCAACGTCATTCGTTGACCATCGAAAGTTTTGCGAGCCTTTGTCGGGAGCTGGACCTCGGTGCGCAGTACCAGCGGCACATCACCGGCCTGTTGAGTCCTGCCCGGGCCGATGCGAAGGCGTCCCTCGAGCGACACTTCATCGGCACCGAAAAGGCCGCGTTCAATGAGTCGGCATTAATTGCGTATTTGAAAGGCGATGTCAGCGCCTATGGCTACGGCAAACTAAAACAATTGCGCGATGAGCAGCCAAACATCCTGATGGGGCGTCGCCCTTTACACTCCCATCGATTAACTCTGATGGGCGTAAAGTTAAGCGGTATCGTACTTTTCAGTGCGGTGGCTGATCCCGCGCAAATAAAAAAACTTTATGACGGCCTGATCCCGAATTATCAACAAGCATTGATGGAATGGTCCCGGGAATTGGCAATTTTGCCCAGCCAGGCGTTTGACCAGTTCAAGCTGCTCAAGGCCTTTTTTGCCAACGGCCCTAGCGGTGTTGCCGAAGAGATGCTGCGCAGAGACGACATCTACAAGCAAAACCGGCTTGAAGGCACGCTGATTGCCTACGTGCCCGATGACCCTGATCACCCCTTGAAAGAGTACGACTCCTTCACCGATTTCATGAAGGAGCTGACGAGTCAGCTGCGCTCCTCGGACTACCAACAATTCTTCAGCCGCTTCGTGCCGCAAAAAGACAAAGGGCAGTTTTTCACTCGCGCCAAAGAGCGCTTTAGCACATTCACCTGGCAACAGCGCGAACCGTTGAGCATGGGGCCATGGTGGCGAGAGACTGCGGTGGAGAACCCCGATGCGGAGCCGGTCACCAACCTGATTAACGGTCTGCTCTGGCCTGCGCTCGGCCGATGGCGGTGCGATAAGGCCATCGCGGATTCGCGGCACATTGCCGTTCCCACAGGCGATGAAGATGCCAACGCCCGTTGGGCGCGATTGAGCAGTTACGTGAGCATCGGCTGGAACGTATTCAACTTCGGCGCGATGCTGGTGCCGGGACTGGGAGAGGCCATGCTGGGCGTCATGGTCGGCCAAATGGTCCTCGAAACCATGGAGGGCATTGAAGACTGGAGCAAGGGCGACAAGAATGAAGCGGCAGCATTGCTGACCGGTGTCCTGATCAATGCGGCCCAACTGGCAATCATGGGAGCAGGGCATGTGTTGCCGACGGGCGCAGCGGCGGCGGTCAAGCCTTCGGCGTTTGTCGACCAGCTCAAACCGGTGGAGCTCGCCGACGGCAAAACCCGACTCTGGAATGCCGACCTCGGTCCCTACGAACATCAAGTCAGGTTGGACGCGGATTCGACGCCGGACGAGCGGGGCCTGTATCAGCACGGTGGTCAGGCGATTCTTTTGCGCGATGGCAAGTCCTACGCGGTGCACGAGGATCCCGACACCGGCCAATCGCGACTACGGCACCCCGACCGCCCCACGGCTTATCAACCCAGGCTTGAACACAACAATGCCGGTACCTGGCATACCGAACTCGACCGTCCTGTCGAATGGACCAGCACCGAATTGATGCGAGGCCTGGTGACGACGCTCGACACATTCGATGATGCAACGCTGGAACGCATCCGTATCACCAGTGGCGTCGAAGAAGATGTGTTGCGTCGCCTGCATGTCGAAAACGAAGCGCCGCCAGCATTGCTGGTCGATACGATCAATCGCTTCCGGTCGTGGGCGGACACCGGTGCACTGCCCGTCAATGAGGTGCCGCTTTCAGCCAAGGCCGATGTTCGTGTGCTTCAGGACTCCTTTGCGCCCTTGCCCGACAACGTCGCCGAAGAAGTATTGGCTGGAGCTGAGCCGGACGATTTGCGCGAGCTTGCCGAACGCCAGCGTATGACCTTGCACCTGCGACAACAGGTGCGCGAGGCCGTGCTGGAGGTGCGTGTGGCGCGAGCCTATGAAAGGCTGTTCCTTGACTCGCTGCATGCTCCGGATGCGGAAAGGCTGGCGCTGCATACCCTGGAAACCTTGCCGAACTGGCCAGGCAATGTGCGCATCGAAATCCGCGAACATTCGTTCACTGGCCCTCTGCGCGATAGCCTTGGCCCGGCAGATGCGTCGGTGCGCAAAATACTGGTCAGCACCGACGAGGGATATGAAGCGCGCGATGCCGATGATCACCATCTGCACGGCGCCGACGATCTGTTTTCCTCGGTATTGCATGCACTGCCTGATGCCGAGCGCAACGCACTGGGCTTTGAAATCAATCAGGGCGCGACGCTCAAGCGCACGGTTCAAAACGCCCCCTTGGCGCGCGACAAGCTGCGTCCGATGCTCGCAGAAAATCCTGTGCGCAAGCCTGCGTACGATCCCGCGACAATGAAGCTGCGCGGTGGCATGCAGGCGTTTTCAGGTATTCAGCGACTGACCGGACGATTGACACCGCAGGAACGGGTCAGAAGTGTGCGCCCGGGTTGGACCGAGGCCGAAGCCCAAGCCTATCTGGATGCAGGCGGTCAGGACAGTCCTCCAGAGCAGCAAGCGGCGGCTCTTGAAGCGGAATTCAATCGCCTCAATGCCAATTTCCAGCGCTGGCTGGATTCGCCCACCACAGCTTTCAGGTATAGCTCGGCCGGGAGGGCTGAGTGGCAGTCCCGAAACAGGCTTTATAAAGCCGTTCGGCAGTGCTGGCAGCAAACGGCACCCAGGGATGTGGACGGTTTCGGGAATCTACAGGGGACAGTGCTCGACCTCAGCAATATGCCCTTGGGGCGGCACCTGGGAACCATGCCACCTCTGGAGGCCAATTTTCAACACGTGACCTGCCTGAACTTGCTGGGCACTGAGATGACCGACGCACACGTCTCTTTTCTTGATCATTTCTCCAGACTCCGTTTGCTCAACCTTACCGGGAACCGGCTCACGCAATTTCCCCGTGCCATAGGGCGAATGCGTAAGCTGACCTATTTGTACCTCGGCGATAACCGGATTGTGCTGGATGCGCAGGGAGCTACGTATTTGAGATGGCTTACCCGGCTTGAAAGTCTGGATCTTCAGGGGAACCCGCTGGGTCGAGTGCCGGATATCGGCGGTATGCGTATGCTGCATACGGTGTTGCTGGGTGAGACTGGCATTGATACCTGGCCGGACGGGTTGTTTTCTCAACCCCGATTCCGGCATTTTTATTTGAATCTGCAACGCAATCAACTGATGGTCATCCCTCGGGTTACGCCCGGCTCTGTCGGTGCGGAGATGGTGGCGCGGACGGTATTGAGTCGGGACCGGCAGTGGATGTCGGAACAAACTCTGAACACGCTCAGAAGCTACATCAGGTCCGTCGGCCTGGACCCCGATCGCCCGTATCCGCCTCGTGGTGTGCGCGACAGCCTTGAGTGGGACGAAGGGCTGACGCGATTAGATTGGGTCCGCAAACAGGCGATATGGAACAGCGTGGAGGATGAGTTCGGCTCGCTGCCTTTTTTCAATCAGATCAGGAAGCTCACCCAATCGACCGCCTTCAAAACTGACAGAGCCTTCAGGGTGGACATGACCCAAAAGCTCTGGCGAATGCTGGAGGCCATGTCCAAGGACAGCGAGCTCCGGCGCAATCTTTTCGTCATGGGCAGGGAAGAGGTCACTAACTGTGTTGACGCCGGAGCGCAGTTGTTCAATGCGATGGGCGTGGAAGTGCTGATCCACGAGGCTTACGCATTGGCCAACCCGAGCCTGGTAGAGGCTAATCTGGTAGAACTGGCCAGAGGCAAGTCGCGGCTGGACGAGCTGAGCCGGATCGCCCACAGAGTGGTTGCCGAGCGCCTGGAGAATGGTGAGCAATTCAGGCATATCGATGCCGGTGGCGGAGTGTCGGGAACCATCGATGAGGTCGAGGTCCACCTGGCTTACATGACGGATCTGGGCGAGCGGCTGGACCTGCCTTGGCAGTCCCGTGATTTGCAGTTTCGCACGCACACCGGTGTGACGCCCGAGATGATCGAGAGTGCGTATCAGCGGGTCGTGGAACTGGAAACCGGCGATTTATTGCGTGATTCGATCATCGAACAGCCATTCTGGGAGCGCTACCTGCAAGGCTCGAACCGACGTGCGTTCAAAGTCTTCAGGCGCCGGATCGACGCGACGACGGAGTTCTACATGGCGCTTGAAACGAGAGCGACCGAAACGAACCTTTCGCCGCAGGCAAAAGCCGATCTGAAACAGGAACTCAGGGTCCTCGCCGCAGAACTGGGCAAGTCGGAAAGCGACATTGCACCGGGGCAGATCATGACGGACGAGGCCTATGCCACCGAGTTGAACCTGATCGACACCGAGATGAAAACGCTGCTGAAAACCCTGACCCGACAGGCGATGGACAGGGCCAAACTGCAAGGGATGGACACTGCCCTGGCGCACGGACCTGCAACGGACTGA
- a CDS encoding sensor histidine kinase, with protein MRLSEFIRQHVDRIVDEWEQFARTITPAAMNMDRTALRDHAKAILLAAARDMTTAQTASEQLAKAKGEGPEKTPSLDEAGASHGELRHTVGFDLVQMTSEFRHLRACVIRLWVSSLEVPDLAYFQDMIRFNEAIDEALAESTAAYAEQVNHSRDLFLAILGHDLRAPLQAVSMSTELLLRKATLEGDALTCAINIKRGARHMAVMVSDLLELVRSRLGKSLPIEPKPMDLADAAQAAIAEACAGNPECDPTMRVVGDTRGTWDAGRLDQLLQNLIGNAIQHGLNKRDVTVTVTGEPDSVRLTVHNFGVPIPDDAIPTVFDPMVRSASEDLGQPTTSLGLGLFIVKEVVDAHGGTIDVSSNQTDGTLFTVVLPRNTQ; from the coding sequence ATGCGCTTATCCGAATTCATCAGGCAACACGTAGACCGTATCGTCGATGAATGGGAACAGTTCGCTAGAACAATCACCCCGGCCGCCATGAATATGGACCGCACTGCCTTGCGCGACCACGCCAAGGCCATTCTGCTGGCGGCAGCACGGGACATGACCACCGCGCAAACCGCCAGCGAACAACTGGCAAAGGCCAAGGGCGAAGGCCCGGAAAAAACCCCGAGCCTGGATGAAGCGGGGGCCAGTCATGGCGAGTTGCGTCATACCGTGGGGTTCGATCTGGTACAGATGACCAGCGAATTCCGCCACTTGCGCGCCTGTGTGATTCGGCTGTGGGTCAGCAGCCTGGAAGTGCCGGACCTGGCTTACTTTCAGGACATGATCCGTTTCAACGAAGCGATTGATGAGGCACTGGCAGAGTCCACCGCGGCGTATGCCGAACAGGTCAATCACTCGCGGGATCTGTTCCTGGCCATTCTCGGCCATGACTTGCGGGCGCCGTTGCAGGCCGTGAGCATGTCCACCGAGTTGCTGTTGCGCAAAGCAACGCTTGAAGGGGATGCACTGACGTGCGCAATCAATATCAAGCGTGGCGCACGGCACATGGCGGTGATGGTAAGCGACTTGCTGGAGCTGGTCCGTAGCCGGTTGGGCAAGAGCCTGCCGATTGAACCCAAGCCCATGGACCTGGCCGATGCCGCGCAGGCGGCGATTGCCGAAGCGTGCGCCGGTAACCCGGAATGCGATCCAACGATGAGGGTGGTCGGCGATACCCGTGGCACCTGGGATGCCGGGCGACTTGATCAGCTGTTACAGAACCTGATCGGCAATGCGATACAGCATGGCTTGAACAAACGTGATGTGACCGTCACCGTCACGGGCGAACCGGACTCGGTGCGCCTGACCGTGCATAACTTTGGTGTGCCGATCCCCGACGATGCTATCCCCACCGTCTTCGATCCAATGGTGCGCAGCGCCAGCGAAGACCTTGGGCAACCGACGACTAGCCTTGGCCTGGGATTGTTTATCGTCAAGGAAGTGGTCGATGCGCACGGCGGGACTATCGACGTCAGCTCGAATCAGACCGATGGCACGCTGTTTACCGTGGTATTGCCGCGCAACACGCAATGA
- a CDS encoding chaperone modulator CbpM, translating to MSNPLIVQLDMAEFCEAAELSDVYVIEIVEHGILEPQGKQPKDWRFTDYELALAKRAAKLRRDLELEWEGVALALNLLDEVQQLRAENRMLRQRLGRLVVE from the coding sequence ATGAGCAACCCCCTGATCGTTCAACTGGACATGGCAGAATTCTGTGAGGCGGCCGAGCTGTCGGACGTCTACGTGATCGAAATCGTCGAACACGGCATCCTCGAACCTCAGGGCAAGCAGCCCAAGGATTGGCGTTTCACCGATTATGAACTGGCATTGGCCAAGCGTGCCGCCAAGCTGCGGCGCGATCTGGAACTGGAATGGGAAGGCGTCGCCCTGGCGCTGAACCTGCTTGACGAGGTCCAGCAACTGCGGGCCGAGAACCGCATGCTCAGGCAGCGGCTGGGGCGGTTGGTCGTCGAGTGA
- a CDS encoding DnaJ C-terminal domain-containing protein gives MDFKDYYKILGVEPTADDKAIKAAYRKLARKYHPDVSKEKDAEAKFKDASEAYEALKSADKRAEYDDLRKYGQHGQPFQGPPGWQGRGGFSGGQDTGDFSDFFSSIFGNRGGGGFGGGQPGRSAGRRGQDVEMELPIFLEESLSTESKKVTFQVPQYNAAGQHVSNTSKSLNVKIPAGVADGERIRLKGQGAPGIGGGANGDLFLIIRFAPHPKFDVEGENLIITLPLAPWELALGAEVAVPTLTGKINLKVPAGSQNGQRMRAKGHGLLNKAGHRGYLFVQLKAVMPKTLDDEVKALWEELAKKAAFNPRENF, from the coding sequence ATGGACTTCAAAGACTATTACAAGATTCTCGGTGTGGAGCCGACGGCTGACGATAAGGCGATCAAGGCCGCCTATCGCAAGCTCGCGCGCAAATATCACCCGGACGTCAGCAAGGAAAAGGACGCCGAGGCCAAGTTCAAGGACGCCTCGGAGGCGTATGAAGCGCTGAAAAGCGCCGACAAGCGTGCCGAATATGACGACTTGCGCAAATACGGCCAGCATGGCCAACCGTTCCAGGGCCCGCCAGGTTGGCAGGGGCGTGGCGGTTTTAGCGGTGGTCAGGACACGGGGGATTTCTCGGACTTCTTCAGTTCGATCTTTGGTAACCGCGGCGGCGGTGGTTTTGGTGGTGGACAGCCGGGCCGAAGCGCCGGGCGTCGAGGGCAAGACGTGGAAATGGAACTACCGATCTTCCTGGAAGAATCCCTCTCGACCGAGTCGAAGAAGGTCACTTTCCAGGTGCCGCAGTACAACGCCGCTGGTCAACATGTCAGCAATACCAGCAAAAGCCTGAACGTGAAGATCCCGGCCGGCGTGGCCGACGGCGAGCGTATCCGCCTCAAGGGCCAGGGCGCGCCAGGTATTGGTGGCGGGGCTAATGGCGACTTGTTCCTGATCATTCGTTTTGCGCCACATCCGAAGTTCGATGTGGAGGGCGAAAACCTGATTATCACGTTGCCGCTGGCACCGTGGGAATTGGCGTTGGGCGCCGAAGTGGCAGTACCGACCCTGACGGGCAAGATCAACCTCAAGGTCCCGGCCGGCAGCCAAAATGGTCAGCGCATGCGTGCCAAGGGGCACGGCTTGCTGAACAAGGCCGGTCATCGAGGTTATCTGTTCGTGCAGCTCAAGGCCGTCATGCCAAAAACCTTGGACGACGAGGTCAAGGCGCTGTGGGAAGAGCTGGCGAAGAAAGCCGCTTTCAACCCAAGAGAAAACTTCTGA